The following coding sequences are from one Paenibacillus tundrae window:
- a CDS encoding anaerobic ribonucleoside triphosphate reductase produces MNMLECASPPANDLLSDLGRRIIGAEDADTLRENANLNGDSFSGKMSRLGSETAKWHAVRHVLPEGLAQAVEHGDLYVHDLDQYGLGTTNCIFIPFDRLLASGFNTGNGSVRTPQTIMSAMALVAIIFQSQQNSQYGGVSANKIDWDLAPYVRRSFRKHYRKGQRLFGEHAYIPDEQLYLDSAEAQEQCPRAYDFAMDETILETEQAAESLIHNLNTMSSRAGGQIPFTSLNYGICTSAEGRLVSRSLLEATIRGLGNGETPVFPQHIFQCKQGVNQAPGEPNYDLFQLAVTCSSRRMYPNFVNVDASFNLPFYQPDDPDTIIATMGCRTRTLADRFGRNRQSGKGNLSFNTINLVKLGIRFGICQGTRAVADRTGFYAALQSVMEQAASGLLHRYLIQKAQPAKASDFMMREGVWEGGKQLDPDEPVADLLKHGTLSIGFIGLAECMTALYGRHHGQDPHIHQEAVNVIRTMREFCDRMSELHNLNITLFATPAEGLSGKFTTIDRKRFGSIAGVNDREYYTNSFHVPVYYNLPAYRKIELEAPFHTLCNAGAISYVELDGNVRANTKAFQRIVQYALAQDIGYFSINHPIDRCPSCGYEGVIGESCPNCGIHENNMHFQRLRRVTGYLTGDYKVRFNGAKQAEVRDRVKHK; encoded by the coding sequence ATGAATATGCTTGAATGTGCCTCTCCACCAGCAAACGACCTACTTTCTGACCTTGGCAGACGAATAATTGGGGCTGAGGATGCGGATACGTTAAGGGAGAATGCCAACCTGAATGGAGATTCATTTAGTGGAAAAATGAGCCGGCTCGGTTCAGAGACAGCAAAGTGGCATGCTGTTCGCCATGTCCTGCCCGAAGGGCTCGCACAAGCTGTGGAGCATGGAGACCTCTATGTTCATGACCTTGATCAGTATGGACTTGGCACAACCAACTGTATCTTCATTCCATTTGACCGACTGCTCGCCTCTGGCTTCAATACGGGTAACGGTTCAGTCCGTACTCCCCAGACGATCATGTCAGCGATGGCATTGGTAGCTATTATTTTTCAGTCTCAACAAAATAGCCAATATGGCGGTGTATCTGCCAATAAAATAGATTGGGATCTTGCACCTTATGTGCGACGCTCCTTCCGGAAGCATTATCGTAAAGGGCAACGGCTCTTTGGAGAGCATGCTTACATTCCGGATGAGCAACTGTATCTGGATAGTGCCGAAGCACAGGAGCAATGCCCACGTGCCTATGATTTTGCCATGGATGAGACGATCCTAGAGACCGAACAAGCTGCTGAATCATTGATCCATAACCTTAATACTATGAGCAGCCGTGCTGGAGGACAAATTCCGTTCACATCACTTAATTACGGAATCTGCACATCGGCCGAAGGACGACTCGTATCTCGCTCGTTGCTAGAAGCGACCATCCGTGGTCTAGGAAACGGGGAGACACCTGTATTCCCGCAGCATATTTTCCAGTGCAAACAAGGGGTTAATCAGGCTCCTGGAGAGCCCAACTATGATCTATTCCAGCTTGCCGTCACCTGTTCTTCGCGCCGTATGTACCCTAACTTCGTTAATGTGGATGCTTCGTTCAATCTGCCGTTCTATCAGCCAGACGACCCGGACACCATTATCGCTACGATGGGCTGCCGTACACGTACGCTGGCAGATCGGTTCGGACGTAACCGTCAGAGTGGAAAAGGTAATCTGTCCTTCAATACGATCAACTTGGTTAAACTAGGTATTCGGTTCGGCATCTGTCAGGGAACACGCGCTGTAGCCGATCGGACAGGCTTCTATGCTGCACTTCAATCGGTTATGGAGCAAGCAGCTTCAGGTCTGCTTCATCGATATCTGATTCAGAAGGCGCAGCCAGCTAAAGCCTCGGACTTTATGATGCGTGAGGGTGTATGGGAAGGTGGTAAACAATTAGATCCCGATGAACCGGTGGCTGATCTCTTGAAACATGGTACATTATCGATTGGTTTCATCGGTCTTGCGGAGTGTATGACTGCCCTATATGGACGACACCATGGTCAAGATCCTCATATTCATCAAGAAGCAGTAAATGTCATTCGTACGATGCGTGAATTCTGCGACCGAATGAGTGAACTACATAACTTGAACATTACGCTTTTCGCTACACCTGCCGAGGGTTTATCCGGTAAATTCACAACGATTGATCGTAAGCGATTCGGTTCGATTGCAGGTGTTAATGACCGTGAGTATTACACGAATTCGTTCCATGTGCCTGTATATTACAATCTACCTGCCTACCGCAAGATTGAACTTGAGGCACCTTTCCATACACTATGTAACGCTGGAGCAATCTCCTATGTTGAGCTTGATGGGAATGTGCGAGCCAACACGAAGGCTTTCCAGCGAATTGTGCAATATGCATTGGCACAAGATATTGGCTACTTCTCCATCAATCATCCCATTGATCGCTGCCCATCTTGCGGCTATGAAGGTGTCATTGGAGAGAGCTGCCCAAACTGTGGCATTCACGAGAACAACATGCATTTCCAACGTCTACGCCGGGTTACCGGTTATCTCACCGGGGATTACAAAGTGCGATTCAATGGTGCCAAACAAGCTGAAGTTCGAGATCGGGTGAAGCATAAGTGA
- the nrdG gene encoding anaerobic ribonucleoside-triphosphate reductase activating protein: protein MNLHGYIPESVNEGPGLRAVLFISGCRHACSGCFSPDSWSFRSGEPFTEEKQQEIMHEVTTHPLLDGVTLCGGDPFFSAADLIPWVQQFRARRPDLSVWAYTGFTYEELVLEPSRAALAELCDVIIDGRYVAAERDVSLVYRGSRNQRIIDVRATQMNEKIVTLQMDAS from the coding sequence GTGAACCTGCACGGTTACATCCCTGAATCCGTCAATGAAGGCCCCGGCTTACGTGCAGTGTTGTTCATCAGTGGTTGTCGCCATGCTTGTTCAGGCTGTTTCAGCCCAGACTCATGGAGCTTTCGCTCAGGTGAGCCGTTTACGGAGGAGAAGCAGCAGGAAATCATGCATGAGGTTACAACCCACCCTCTGCTGGATGGCGTAACCTTATGTGGTGGCGACCCTTTTTTCTCGGCAGCCGATCTGATCCCTTGGGTTCAACAATTTCGAGCACGACGCCCCGACCTGTCTGTCTGGGCATACACCGGATTTACGTATGAAGAACTGGTGCTGGAGCCGTCTCGGGCAGCACTAGCCGAATTATGTGACGTCATTATCGATGGGCGTTATGTCGCCGCCGAACGAGATGTTTCTTTAGTTTATCGCGGTAGCCGTAACCAACGAATTATTGATGTGAGAGCAACACAAATGAACGAGAAGATCGTTACCTTGCAGATGGATGCATCGTAA
- a CDS encoding methyl-accepting chemotaxis protein has protein sequence MDIVQALIAVMPYFRVAMRQDVTLSIIDHEKFLYFSAGESLKQLNYQAGDPLLESNTNFQDLKGGTEKRWDHYPKELFGIPFDVAFIPIKDTQGNILALLNILYSMDDQDQLQQLMDAADNLTSQLMDSVQHVAAHSEELSATTEEILNNSKEAVQKSSNVNQVASFIREISEQTNLLGLNAAIEAARVGEAGAGFGVVAKEIRKLSVDTKDATTRIEESLLAVRQSIQGMENEIGEISASSQEQAELVNNFMTTIDELNATNQQLKQFIDKIIKTEAQ, from the coding sequence ATGGATATTGTTCAAGCACTAATTGCAGTTATGCCTTATTTTCGAGTGGCCATGCGTCAAGATGTAACCCTTTCCATTATCGATCATGAGAAATTTTTGTATTTTTCTGCGGGAGAATCACTGAAGCAACTGAATTACCAAGCTGGAGACCCTCTGCTGGAATCCAATACGAATTTTCAAGATCTGAAAGGCGGTACAGAGAAACGATGGGATCACTATCCTAAAGAGTTATTCGGAATCCCTTTTGATGTTGCTTTTATTCCCATCAAAGATACTCAAGGGAACATCCTGGCTCTGTTAAACATCCTGTATAGCATGGATGACCAAGATCAGCTTCAACAACTTATGGATGCAGCTGACAACCTTACTAGCCAACTCATGGACAGCGTACAGCATGTCGCTGCACACTCGGAAGAACTTAGTGCCACGACGGAGGAGATTTTGAACAATTCCAAAGAAGCGGTGCAGAAATCGAGTAACGTCAATCAGGTTGCCAGCTTTATTCGCGAAATATCCGAGCAGACGAACCTGCTTGGCTTAAATGCGGCCATTGAAGCTGCTCGTGTAGGCGAGGCAGGTGCAGGATTTGGAGTCGTTGCTAAGGAGATTCGCAAGCTGTCTGTAGATACCAAGGATGCAACCACTCGCATTGAAGAATCTCTTCTAGCTGTTCGGCAATCGATACAGGGAATGGAAAATGAGATTGGTGAGATTAGTGCCAGTTCGCAAGAACAGGCAGAACTCGTTAACAATTTTATGACGACGATCGATGAATTAAATGCAACCAATCAACAGCTCAAACAATTTATTGATAAAATTATTAAAACGGAAGCACAATAG
- a CDS encoding glycoside hydrolase family 3 C-terminal domain-containing protein gives MTNQTKYPFQDTSLELDSRVKDLVSRLTEDEKIESMLQYQPAVERLGVAAYKHGTEAAHGLAWLGEATSFPQPVGLACTWDTDLMKEIGSVIGDEARVFYKRNPAVNGLTLWAPTVDMERDPRWGRNEEAYGEDPELTGELSTALVKGIQGDHPKYYKAVATLKHFLANNNEVDRGSGSSSIDPRNMREYYLKAFEKPFKEGGAQSMMTAYNSINGTPALLHPYVNEIVKGEWGMDGFVVSDAGDVMGIKNDHKYYDSHTPGTVESVKAGIDSITDDADLSKQALREGLEQGILAWEDIDHALFNTFRVRFRLGEFDPEEGNPYASIGEEAMMTDKAKALSLRAAREQVVLLKNENGTLPLDKTKAGKVAVIGTLGGTVYRDWYAGTMPYSVSPLEAIQSKVGSDNVLFQDGNDRITLTSVANGKAVGLAEEENSPLIASGEADTFTLTDWGFGSYTLQSERNGKYVTTDEEKVTASANEVYGWFVKEVFHLLPQPDGSVGLTTWNGKTVTAPNDGNDAFAVSEELKSFGRAETFQKDVVVNGVEEAVAAAKEAETAIVFVGNNPLVNGKEEIDRPSLDLAESQQRLVEAVYAANPNTIVVIVGSYPFTSNWVQENIPAVLYTSHAGQELGNALADVLYADYAPAGRLNMTWVQSADQLTDIKDYDIIQSGRTYQYFEGNVLYPFGHGLTYAAFKYSNLELTPAQAGTEDDITVTVDVTNTGTIASDEVVQLYVRAGKSRVKRPLKTLKGFRRLHIEAGATVNVSFKLPVQELAFWDVTQDRYVVESGTYAIMVGKSSSDIQLVADLTVEGETIPARNLSVSTRAENYDAYLSVDLDESKEGGTAIRALGKQGWVLYKDADLGSETTELEARVSSEQEGAVVEVRLGAPDGTLAGRTELAQGGAQQWSSVKAELKGATGVQDVYILLSAGVRLSQFQIR, from the coding sequence ATGACCAACCAAACAAAATATCCTTTTCAAGATACGTCATTAGAACTAGACTCCCGCGTGAAAGACCTTGTATCCCGTCTAACCGAAGATGAGAAAATTGAATCCATGTTACAGTATCAGCCAGCGGTAGAACGACTCGGTGTTGCTGCATATAAACATGGTACTGAAGCTGCTCATGGTTTGGCATGGCTGGGGGAAGCAACATCGTTCCCACAACCGGTAGGGCTGGCATGTACATGGGACACCGATCTGATGAAAGAGATCGGCTCCGTTATCGGGGACGAGGCACGTGTATTTTATAAACGCAATCCAGCAGTGAACGGTCTTACGCTCTGGGCGCCGACGGTTGATATGGAGCGTGATCCACGTTGGGGACGGAATGAGGAAGCATATGGCGAAGACCCTGAACTTACAGGAGAGCTGTCTACAGCACTTGTTAAAGGGATTCAAGGTGACCATCCGAAGTATTACAAGGCAGTTGCAACGCTGAAGCACTTCCTTGCGAACAATAATGAAGTAGATCGTGGCAGTGGCTCGTCCAGCATTGATCCGCGTAATATGCGTGAATATTACCTGAAAGCGTTTGAGAAGCCATTCAAAGAAGGTGGCGCGCAGTCCATGATGACGGCATATAACTCCATCAACGGTACGCCGGCTCTATTACATCCTTATGTGAATGAGATTGTTAAGGGTGAATGGGGAATGGATGGTTTTGTTGTCAGCGATGCAGGCGATGTGATGGGAATTAAGAATGATCATAAGTACTATGATTCGCATACACCAGGTACCGTAGAGTCGGTCAAAGCAGGGATCGACAGCATTACCGATGATGCTGATCTGTCCAAGCAAGCTCTTCGCGAAGGGTTGGAGCAGGGCATACTTGCATGGGAGGATATCGACCACGCGCTATTCAACACCTTCCGTGTTCGCTTCCGTCTAGGTGAGTTCGATCCAGAGGAAGGCAACCCGTATGCATCCATTGGAGAAGAAGCGATGATGACGGACAAAGCCAAAGCGTTGTCACTGAGAGCAGCAAGAGAGCAGGTTGTATTGCTCAAAAACGAGAATGGCACGTTGCCATTGGACAAAACCAAAGCGGGCAAAGTGGCGGTCATTGGTACACTGGGCGGCACCGTATATCGAGATTGGTATGCAGGCACCATGCCATATAGTGTCTCACCACTAGAGGCGATTCAGAGCAAAGTGGGCAGCGACAACGTGCTCTTCCAGGATGGAAATGATCGAATTACGCTGACTTCCGTAGCGAACGGCAAGGCAGTTGGTCTGGCTGAAGAGGAGAATTCACCACTAATTGCTTCCGGAGAAGCAGATACTTTTACGCTTACGGACTGGGGATTTGGCAGCTACACGCTGCAATCGGAACGCAATGGTAAATATGTGACCACGGATGAAGAAAAGGTAACGGCATCTGCGAACGAAGTATACGGCTGGTTCGTGAAGGAAGTATTCCATCTGTTGCCACAGCCTGACGGTAGCGTAGGCTTAACGACATGGAATGGCAAGACGGTAACTGCACCGAACGATGGGAACGATGCATTCGCCGTTTCGGAAGAGCTGAAGTCCTTTGGCAGAGCGGAGACATTCCAGAAGGACGTCGTTGTGAATGGTGTGGAAGAAGCGGTTGCAGCAGCGAAGGAAGCGGAAACGGCTATTGTATTTGTAGGTAATAACCCGCTGGTGAACGGCAAAGAAGAGATCGACCGTCCAAGTCTGGATCTGGCCGAATCCCAGCAACGCTTAGTGGAAGCCGTGTATGCTGCTAATCCGAATACGATTGTTGTCATTGTAGGCAGCTATCCGTTCACTTCCAATTGGGTGCAAGAGAACATTCCAGCCGTATTGTATACGTCTCATGCAGGACAGGAGCTAGGAAATGCACTTGCCGATGTACTGTATGCCGATTACGCTCCAGCAGGTCGTCTGAACATGACATGGGTACAGTCCGCAGATCAACTTACAGATATTAAAGACTACGATATTATTCAATCAGGCCGTACGTATCAATATTTTGAAGGAAATGTATTGTATCCGTTCGGACATGGATTGACGTATGCAGCATTCAAATACAGCAATCTAGAGCTGACACCTGCACAGGCAGGAACAGAAGATGATATCACGGTAACAGTGGATGTCACGAACACGGGCACAATCGCGAGCGATGAGGTTGTACAATTGTATGTACGTGCAGGCAAATCTCGTGTGAAACGTCCGCTCAAAACGTTAAAAGGATTCCGTCGCCTTCATATTGAAGCCGGAGCAACCGTTAACGTGAGCTTCAAGCTTCCGGTTCAAGAATTGGCCTTCTGGGACGTGACTCAGGATCGCTATGTGGTGGAGTCTGGAACCTATGCAATTATGGTGGGAAAATCCTCTTCGGATATTCAGCTTGTTGCCGATCTGACGGTTGAGGGAGAGACAATTCCAGCCCGAAACTTGAGTGTCTCCACACGAGCTGAGAACTATGATGCGTACCTCAGTGTAGATCTGGATGAGAGCAAAGAAGGCGGAACAGCTATCCGCGCGCTTGGAAAACAGGGATGGGTTCTGTATAAGGATGCAGATCTCGGCAGTGAAACGACTGAACTGGAAGCGCGCGTATCCTCCGAACAGGAAGGTGCTGTAGTGGAAGTTCGATTGGGTGCCCCTGACGGTACATTGGCAGGGCGTACTGAGCTGGCACAAGGCGGAGCCCAACAATGGTCTTCGGTGAAAGCTGAGCTTAAGGGTGCAACAGGCGTACAGGATGTATATATCCTGTTATCAGCCGGAGTGCGTCTCAGCCAATTTCAGATTCGATAA
- a CDS encoding FAD-dependent oxidoreductase yields the protein MSDQQQPPVGLPPIPESLWRATHAFDSYPKLEEDTTADVAIIGAGIAGITTAYLLSQKGLRVVVLEAGKVLDGTTGHTTAKVSAQHGVIFNELMQHFGHEQARMYYEGNAKAASWMRELVKSHKIDCQWADEDAYVYIQSEENLKKLEIELTAYGKLDIPGQWVDPLPIDVPSRAGIKMPGQARFDPLAYLHFLLDSAVKNGVRIFEHTTVTDVEEDAALHVRTYGNGPSVTAEHVVVASHFPVYDPGFYFTRLHAERSYALAVEPLKSFAGGMYISDDEPSRSLRAVLHEGKELILFGGENHKTGQGICTFGHYERLERYAADTYGIRNIPFRWSAQDLISLDKVPYIGPITGRHERVYVATGFAKWGMTTGTMAGRLLADRITGVENPHAEIFHPARFKSDPGIKNFIVENVNVAKELISGKVGIVHKHVNELGNDEGSVVRHDGKRAGAYKDASGKLFLVDTTCTHLGCEVEWNEGERSWDCPCHGSRFNYAGEVIEGPAVKDLKVLEATE from the coding sequence ATGAGTGATCAGCAACAACCCCCGGTGGGACTGCCTCCCATCCCGGAATCCCTATGGAGAGCTACGCACGCCTTCGATTCATATCCCAAACTGGAAGAAGATACAACAGCGGATGTAGCCATTATCGGTGCAGGGATTGCAGGTATCACAACAGCATATTTGCTATCCCAAAAAGGGCTGCGTGTTGTGGTTCTGGAAGCAGGTAAGGTGCTGGATGGAACAACTGGACACACCACGGCGAAGGTATCTGCACAGCATGGCGTCATATTCAACGAGTTAATGCAGCACTTCGGACACGAACAGGCACGTATGTACTATGAAGGTAATGCGAAGGCTGCAAGCTGGATGCGTGAGCTGGTGAAGTCACACAAGATTGATTGTCAGTGGGCCGACGAGGATGCTTACGTGTATATCCAATCCGAAGAAAACTTGAAGAAGCTTGAGATTGAGCTGACAGCCTATGGGAAGCTCGATATCCCTGGTCAATGGGTGGATCCACTCCCTATTGATGTTCCATCAAGAGCAGGCATCAAGATGCCAGGACAAGCTCGCTTTGATCCACTAGCTTACCTGCATTTTCTACTGGACTCCGCTGTGAAAAATGGAGTTCGCATCTTCGAGCATACAACGGTAACGGATGTGGAAGAAGACGCTGCTCTGCATGTTAGAACCTATGGGAATGGCCCTTCGGTTACAGCGGAGCATGTGGTTGTTGCCTCCCATTTTCCGGTGTATGATCCTGGTTTTTATTTTACGAGACTTCATGCCGAGCGATCTTATGCTCTAGCCGTCGAGCCGTTAAAATCCTTTGCTGGCGGTATGTACATCTCTGATGATGAACCATCCCGTTCATTGCGTGCTGTCCTGCATGAAGGAAAAGAATTGATTCTCTTTGGCGGAGAGAACCATAAAACCGGTCAAGGCATCTGTACATTTGGTCATTACGAGCGGTTAGAACGCTACGCCGCAGATACTTATGGCATTCGCAACATCCCGTTCCGCTGGTCTGCACAGGATCTCATCTCACTCGATAAGGTTCCTTACATCGGTCCAATCACCGGAAGACATGAGCGTGTCTACGTAGCTACCGGTTTTGCCAAATGGGGTATGACCACAGGTACGATGGCCGGGCGTCTGCTTGCCGATCGAATTACGGGTGTAGAGAATCCACATGCTGAGATATTCCATCCAGCAAGATTCAAGAGTGATCCAGGTATCAAGAATTTTATTGTGGAAAATGTTAATGTTGCCAAAGAATTAATCTCTGGCAAAGTAGGCATCGTGCACAAACATGTGAATGAGCTCGGCAATGATGAAGGCTCAGTTGTCCGTCATGATGGCAAACGTGCCGGAGCATATAAAGATGCTTCCGGAAAGCTCTTCCTGGTTGATACCACCTGCACCCACCTTGGGTGTGAAGTGGAATGGAATGAAGGCGAACGCTCATGGGATTGCCCATGCCATGGTTCACGATTTAATTATGCAGGGGAAGTCATCGAGGGGCCTGCAGTCAAGGATCTCAAAGTGCTCGAAGCAACGGAATAA
- a CDS encoding PadR family transcriptional regulator encodes MNVNIQFKKGVLELCVLVLINRQDRYGYELAQAVSKHIEVAEGALYPLLRRLVNDGYCTTYLQESTEGPPRKYYKLSDEGRVYMDTLTNEWNEFVRNVAHLIEDGNSNE; translated from the coding sequence GTGAATGTAAATATCCAGTTCAAAAAAGGAGTATTGGAGCTATGCGTCCTGGTGCTAATCAACCGTCAGGATCGTTATGGCTACGAACTGGCTCAGGCGGTCTCCAAACATATTGAAGTGGCCGAAGGTGCACTATACCCGCTTCTACGCAGGCTTGTGAATGATGGCTACTGTACGACCTATTTGCAGGAATCAACGGAGGGGCCTCCACGCAAGTACTATAAGTTGTCTGATGAAGGTCGTGTTTACATGGATACCCTCACCAATGAATGGAATGAATTTGTGCGTAATGTCGCACATCTTATTGAGGATGGTAACTCGAATGAATAA
- a CDS encoding HAAS signaling domain-containing protein produces the protein MNKQQFMQLMELQLSAMDPQERAELLADYEQHFELGLVDGRTEEDIARELGQPEEIAREALGDRYVMDTMFTDHAYSVMPTNAPPPQSSTTARNVFTGIGLFFLNLMLGLPLGLLLWSVWLTVAGFSLLALTPIAAVIDVLFFGEYVPSKLFFSVAACGIGILFAMLAKYLFKAFSSVTLQYVRWNKKTIQGEYNG, from the coding sequence ATGAATAAACAACAATTTATGCAACTTATGGAGCTGCAGCTTAGCGCTATGGACCCGCAAGAACGAGCAGAGTTACTTGCTGACTACGAACAGCATTTTGAGCTTGGGCTTGTGGATGGACGCACGGAGGAAGACATTGCCCGCGAGCTTGGGCAACCAGAGGAAATCGCACGTGAGGCACTTGGTGACCGGTATGTCATGGATACGATGTTTACGGACCATGCCTATAGTGTTATGCCAACGAACGCCCCTCCACCACAGAGCAGTACAACGGCACGTAATGTGTTCACTGGGATCGGACTCTTTTTCCTAAATCTCATGTTAGGTCTCCCGCTTGGACTACTCTTGTGGTCCGTCTGGCTCACGGTTGCTGGCTTCTCTCTTCTCGCCTTAACGCCTATAGCTGCTGTGATTGATGTCTTATTCTTTGGAGAATATGTGCCCTCGAAGCTGTTCTTCTCGGTTGCAGCCTGTGGTATAGGCATTCTGTTTGCTATGTTGGCCAAATACCTTTTCAAAGCCTTCAGCTCCGTGACACTTCAATACGTAAGATGGAACAAAAAAACGATACAAGGGGAGTATAATGGATGA
- a CDS encoding DUF4097 family beta strand repeat-containing protein → MTTKKWFVTALLCILIGLVGVSVYGVEFGNQREDYSKRWDFKNDELQRLLIDANLNANIQFIVSPESEGYIEAEGKWDKESIESLENATLSGGTFNLVKPDRVRIEFFNFNWSNSKPTLTVAIPEGHTLDEVKLTSSSTDYNLAGLHANTLDITNTSGELRLKDITVPRIELSLTSGDISGSGIEGDMNVKMTSGSFKMDAVTGNVTSDLTSGDFQIKELAGAANVTFTSGTVRIEQTTVAPIDVSGQSGDITIKAAPEFAGFYDVKVTSGDINIPESPMTSTDVIKARATSGSIKITQ, encoded by the coding sequence ATGACTACAAAAAAATGGTTCGTCACAGCCTTGTTATGTATTCTGATTGGTCTGGTTGGCGTATCGGTATACGGTGTTGAATTCGGGAATCAACGTGAAGACTATTCCAAACGATGGGACTTTAAGAATGATGAATTGCAGCGGCTGCTGATTGATGCCAATCTCAATGCCAACATTCAATTCATTGTGAGTCCTGAATCTGAGGGCTATATTGAAGCAGAGGGCAAATGGGATAAGGAAAGCATTGAAAGTCTGGAGAATGCTACATTATCCGGTGGTACGTTCAATCTCGTCAAACCCGATCGTGTCCGCATTGAATTTTTCAATTTCAATTGGAGCAACTCGAAGCCAACCTTAACCGTTGCCATTCCTGAAGGGCATACGCTAGATGAAGTGAAGCTCACTTCTTCCTCCACGGACTACAACCTAGCAGGACTGCATGCCAACACACTGGATATCACGAATACATCTGGCGAACTTCGATTGAAGGACATTACCGTCCCCCGCATTGAACTTAGTCTTACCTCTGGAGATATCTCTGGCTCAGGGATCGAAGGCGATATGAATGTGAAAATGACCTCAGGCAGCTTCAAGATGGACGCTGTTACTGGAAATGTCACCAGTGATCTGACATCCGGCGATTTTCAGATTAAAGAACTCGCAGGTGCAGCTAATGTAACGTTTACCTCAGGAACGGTAAGAATTGAGCAGACGACTGTAGCCCCGATTGATGTGTCAGGGCAATCTGGCGATATTACCATCAAAGCCGCACCTGAATTTGCAGGTTTCTATGATGTTAAGGTTACTTCGGGAGATATTAACATTCCGGAATCCCCGATGACCAGCACAGATGTAATCAAGGCAAGAGCAACTTCAGGCAGCATTAAGATCACACAATAA
- a CDS encoding 3-ketoacyl-ACP reductase gives MELKNRTAIITGAGKGIGRAIAEALAKEGVHLGLIARTASDLQALQQSLSQEHGVKVTSAIADISDRTQAEAAVAAIEMELGAIDILINNAGIATFGTLLDMDPEEWERILHVNVMGTYYVTRAVLPSMIKESSGSIINIASTAGERGFATGSAYCASKFALLGMTESLMQEVRKSNIRVTALTPSTVNTELATNAGLKVGDEDRMMQAEDVAELALATLKLSDRVFVKAAGIWTTNPQ, from the coding sequence ATGGAACTTAAGAATAGAACAGCGATCATCACTGGTGCAGGTAAAGGGATTGGTCGTGCCATCGCAGAGGCACTTGCCAAAGAAGGTGTGCATCTTGGACTGATCGCCCGCACAGCTTCGGATTTGCAAGCACTCCAACAATCGCTTAGTCAAGAGCATGGTGTCAAAGTAACCAGCGCTATTGCTGATATCTCAGATCGTACACAGGCTGAGGCAGCTGTTGCTGCCATCGAGATGGAGCTTGGTGCCATCGATATTCTCATCAATAACGCAGGTATTGCTACCTTCGGCACGCTATTAGATATGGACCCAGAGGAATGGGAGCGCATCTTGCATGTCAACGTCATGGGTACATATTATGTAACACGTGCTGTACTGCCAAGCATGATTAAAGAGAGCAGCGGAAGCATTATCAATATCGCGTCTACGGCAGGTGAGCGCGGATTCGCTACAGGTTCAGCGTACTGTGCATCCAAGTTCGCCCTGCTCGGTATGACCGAGTCCCTCATGCAGGAAGTACGCAAATCCAATATCCGCGTAACAGCTCTAACGCCAAGTACGGTAAATACAGAGCTTGCTACGAATGCAGGCCTGAAAGTCGGCGACGAAGATCGCATGATGCAAGCGGAAGATGTAGCTGAACTTGCTTTGGCAACGCTGAAGCTTTCGGATCGTGTATTTGTCAAAGCTGCGGGCATCTGGACAACGAATCCACAATAA